A single Phragmites australis chromosome 4, lpPhrAust1.1, whole genome shotgun sequence DNA region contains:
- the LOC133915797 gene encoding glycosyltransferase BC10-like, with protein sequence MMSPATAYTSPFVLSVLLLVSIPVVFLLGPRLLPPKMLPAIPDADESDDLALFRRAILSSSSATPMPSAASYFFRRRPAPKVAFLFLTNSDLVFSPLWEKFFRGHHHLFNLYVHADPYSVLELPPTPSFRGRFVPAKATQRASPTLISAARRLLATALLDDPSNQFFALLSQSCIPLHPFPTLYNALLSDNAGPHGRHRSFIDIMDNMDNDATLLHDRYYARGDDVMLPEVPYDQFRAGSQFFVLTRRHAIMVVRDMRLWKKFKQPCLIKRRDSCYPEEHYFPTLLDMQDPEGCTKYTLTRVNWTDSVAGHPHMYQPGEVSAHLIRELRKSNGTYSYMFARKFAPECLEPLMEIADSVILRD encoded by the coding sequence ATGATGTCGCCGGCGACGGCGTACACCTCGCCGTTTGTGCTCTCCGTGCTCCTGCTCGTCTCCATCCcggtcgtcttcctcctcgggCCTCGCCTCCTCCCGCCCAAGATGCTCCCTGCCATCCCGGACGCCGACGAGTCGGATGACCTCGCCCTCTTCCGCCGCgccatcctctcctcctcctcggcaacTCCGATGCCCTCCGCGGCCTCCTACTTCTTCCGACGCCGCCCCGCTCCCAAGGtcgccttcctcttcctcacaAACTCGGACCTCGTCTTCTCCCCGCTCTGGGAGAAGTTCTTCCgcggccaccaccacctcttCAACCTCTACGTCCACGCCGACCCCTACTCCGTCCTCGAGCTGCCGCCCACGCCCTCCTTCCGCGGCCGCTTCGTCCCCGCCAAGGCCACGCAGCGTGCCTCCCCCACTCTCATCTCCGCCGCACGCCGCCTCCTCGCCACCGCGCTCCTCGACGACCCCTCCAACCAGTTCTTTGCGCTCCTGTCGCAGTCCTGCATCCCGCTCCACCCTTTCCCCACTCTCTACAACGCACTCCTCTCTGACAATGCCGGCCCTCATGGCCGCCACCGCAGCTTCATAGATATAATGGACAACATGGACAACGATGCCACGCTGCTGCACGACAGGTACTATGCCCGAGGTGATGATGTGATGCTCCCGGAGGTGCCATATGATCAGTTCCGTGCCGGGTCGCAGTTCTTTGTGCTGACCAGGAGGCATGCCATCATGGTTGTGAGGGATATGAGGCTGTGGAAGAAATTCAAGCAGCCCTGTCTGATCAAGCGCAGGGATTCATGCTACCCGGAGGAGCATTACTTCCCCACGTTGCTGGATATGCAGGATCCTGAGGGTTGCACCAAGTATACCTTGACAAGGGTAAACTGGACGGATTCAGTTGCGGGCCACCCACACATGTACCAGCCTGGTGAGGTATCGGCACACCTGATCAGGGAGCTGAGGAAGTCGAATGGAACATATTCATACATGTTTGCTCGCAAGTTTGCCCCTGAGTGCCTTGAGCCGCTGATGGAGATTGCAGACTCAGTCATCCTACGTGACTAG
- the LOC133915799 gene encoding nuclear transcription factor Y subunit A-10-like isoform X1: MMSFKSHEGFGQVAAVNQASNGAGAPLPWWAGPQLLYGEPAPLSPEEARRDGQFQVVPGAQGTPDPEPPAVKAGQPAKRGAPEELKFCVFQGNSESGDKGEKAPDHSTTVALQSPFPEYNGRFEIGLGQSMVASNYSCADPCYGLLTPYTMRSMSGGRMLLPLNAPADAPVYVNPKQYEGILRRRRARAKAEMENRMVKGRKLVMPQPYLHESRHLHAMRRARGSGGRFLNTKKEGNGKDAAANRGTRMAGPVRLATYPCSEVPRPGLGNNLRSHSRSSASSLSGSEVSSIYDHHHDADHYNGIEHLRTPFFTPLPSIMDGEHGAAAIPSFKWATAAAASSGGCCELLKA, translated from the exons ATGATGAGCTTCAAGAGCCATGAGGGATTTGGGCAGGTTGCTGCTGTCAACCAGGCTTCCAATGGTGCCGGCGCCCCACTGCCGTGGTGGGCGGGGCCCCAGCTGCTGTACGGCGAGCCGGCACCCCTGTCGCCGGAGGAGGCGCGCCGGGACGGCCAGTTCCAGGTCGTGCCGGGAGCTCAGGGCACGCCGGATCCGGAGCCACCGGCGGTGAAGGCCGGGCAGCCGGCGAAGAGAGGGGCCCCTGAGGAGCTGAAATTCTGTGTGTTCCAag GGAACTCAGAGTCGGGAGATAAAGGAGAGAAAGCCCCAGATCACTCTACGACTGTTGCACTGCAGTCACCATTCCCAGAATACAATGGTCGTTTTGAGATTGGTCTTGGTCAATCCATG GTAGCTTCCAATTATTCGTGTGCTGACCCGTGCTATGGCCTGCTTACCCCTTACACAATGAGATCCATG TCTGGTGGGAGAATGCTCTTGCCACTGAACGCACCAGCTGATGCACCGGTCTATGTGAACCCGAAGCAGTACGAAGGCATCCTCCGTCGCCGCCGTGCTCGCGCCAAGGCGGAGATGGAGAACAGGATGGTGAAAGGCAGAAAG CTTGTCATGCCGCAGCCGTATCTCCATGAGTCGCGCCATCTCCACGCGATGCGCCGGGCGAGAGGCTCCGGTGGGCGCTTCCTCAACACAAAGAAAGAAGGGAACGGCAAGGACGCGGCCGCCAACAGAGGCACCAGGATGGCGGGACCTGTGCGCCTCGCCACGTATCCTTGCTCCGAGGTTCCACGGCCGGGGCTCGGCAACAATCTGCGCAGCCACTCCCGGAGCAGCGCCTCAAGCCTGTCCGGCTCAGAGGTGTCAAGCATCTATGATCATCACCACGACGCCGACCACTACAACGGGATCGAGCACCTCCGGACGCCCTTCTTCACCCCGCTGCCATCCATCATGGACGGCGAGCACGGGGCCGCCGCCATCCCCTCCTTCAAGTGGGCAACCGCCGCGGCCGCCAGCAGCGGCGGCTGCTGCGAGCTCCTCAAGGCGTGA
- the LOC133915799 gene encoding nuclear transcription factor Y subunit A-10-like isoform X2 has product MMSFKSHEGFGQVAAVNQASNGAGAPLPWWAGPQLLYGEPAPLSPEEARRDGQFQVVPGAQGTPDPEPPAVKAGQPAKRGAPEELKFCVFQGNSESGDKGEKAPDHSTTVALQSPFPEYNGRFEIGLGQSMVASNYSCADPCYGLLTPYTMRSMSGGRMLLPLNAPADAPVYVNPKQYEGILRRRRARAKAEMENRMVKGRKPYLHESRHLHAMRRARGSGGRFLNTKKEGNGKDAAANRGTRMAGPVRLATYPCSEVPRPGLGNNLRSHSRSSASSLSGSEVSSIYDHHHDADHYNGIEHLRTPFFTPLPSIMDGEHGAAAIPSFKWATAAAASSGGCCELLKA; this is encoded by the exons ATGATGAGCTTCAAGAGCCATGAGGGATTTGGGCAGGTTGCTGCTGTCAACCAGGCTTCCAATGGTGCCGGCGCCCCACTGCCGTGGTGGGCGGGGCCCCAGCTGCTGTACGGCGAGCCGGCACCCCTGTCGCCGGAGGAGGCGCGCCGGGACGGCCAGTTCCAGGTCGTGCCGGGAGCTCAGGGCACGCCGGATCCGGAGCCACCGGCGGTGAAGGCCGGGCAGCCGGCGAAGAGAGGGGCCCCTGAGGAGCTGAAATTCTGTGTGTTCCAag GGAACTCAGAGTCGGGAGATAAAGGAGAGAAAGCCCCAGATCACTCTACGACTGTTGCACTGCAGTCACCATTCCCAGAATACAATGGTCGTTTTGAGATTGGTCTTGGTCAATCCATG GTAGCTTCCAATTATTCGTGTGCTGACCCGTGCTATGGCCTGCTTACCCCTTACACAATGAGATCCATG TCTGGTGGGAGAATGCTCTTGCCACTGAACGCACCAGCTGATGCACCGGTCTATGTGAACCCGAAGCAGTACGAAGGCATCCTCCGTCGCCGCCGTGCTCGCGCCAAGGCGGAGATGGAGAACAGGATGGTGAAAGGCAGAAAG CCGTATCTCCATGAGTCGCGCCATCTCCACGCGATGCGCCGGGCGAGAGGCTCCGGTGGGCGCTTCCTCAACACAAAGAAAGAAGGGAACGGCAAGGACGCGGCCGCCAACAGAGGCACCAGGATGGCGGGACCTGTGCGCCTCGCCACGTATCCTTGCTCCGAGGTTCCACGGCCGGGGCTCGGCAACAATCTGCGCAGCCACTCCCGGAGCAGCGCCTCAAGCCTGTCCGGCTCAGAGGTGTCAAGCATCTATGATCATCACCACGACGCCGACCACTACAACGGGATCGAGCACCTCCGGACGCCCTTCTTCACCCCGCTGCCATCCATCATGGACGGCGAGCACGGGGCCGCCGCCATCCCCTCCTTCAAGTGGGCAACCGCCGCGGCCGCCAGCAGCGGCGGCTGCTGCGAGCTCCTCAAGGCGTGA
- the LOC133914230 gene encoding uncharacterized protein LOC133914230 gives MGIAASSSPPPPPDAAASAPPTPPPEAAAPADPPAKEDPQHSATAAAGAAAAAADSGGGGADDAAETVVVDASAVAGEEGEGEEEGECGFCLFMKGGGCKEEFVGWEKCVEEAEAAGGGDVVERCHEATALLRKCMDAHADYYEPILRVERAMAEDLEAAQARDAASETSPSSSPPEAPASEEKGQKEQVAVAAVHEKESGDPAA, from the coding sequence ATGGGaatcgccgcctcctcctctccgcctCCCCCCCCAGATGCCGCCGCCTCCGCTCCTCCTACTCCTCCCCCGGAGGCCGCCGCTCCCGCCGATCCACCAGCCAAAGAAGATCCCCAGCACTCTGCCACCGCCGCGgccggtgcggcggcggcggcggctgattcCGGTGGAGGCGGCGCAGACGATGCCGCGGAGACGGTAGTAGTGGACGCCTCCGCGGTGGCCGGCGAAGAaggcgagggggaggaggaaggggagtgCGGGTTCTGCCTGTTCATGAAGGGCGGCGGGTGCAAGGAGGAGTTCGTAGGCTGGGAGAAGTGcgtggaggaggcggaggcggcggggggCGGCGACGTCGTGGAGCGATGCCACGAGGCCACGGCCTTGCTGCGGAAATGCATGGACGCGCACGCTGACTACTACGAGCCCATCCTCCGCGTCGAGCGCGCCATGGCCGAGGACCTCGAGGCCGCACAGGCCCGCGACGCCGCCTCTGAGACCAGtccctcgtcgtcgccgccggagGCACCGGCGTCGGAGGAGAAAGGCCAGAAGGAACAGGTGGCCGTGGCGGCGGTCCATGAGAAGGAGAGCGGAGATCCTGCGGCCTGA